AGCACCTGGCCCAGCTGCTCGACTTGGCGATCAAAGAGCATCTTGTTTTATCCGCGCGGATAGAGTGTTAGCTACTTCAAGAGGACATTGCCGCAGGGCATCAGCGACTACCTGGCGGCGCCCCGGCCACGGAGTTGTTGAACTTCGCGCGCCATACCTCCAAGCGCACCGCGCACCCGAGGCGTCCGAGTCAGGCTAGTCGAGCTGCGTGACTCCTCACCCCCAAACCTGGAGGAATCGGCTACCCTGCGCCGGTCTTCAGGGATTGAAGCTTCGAAGCCATTCGGGGCATGGGGAGAGTGAGTATGTCGGTCGCAAAGCTGAACGGGCGTAGGAAAGAGGCGGGCTTGCCGCTGATTCGGTTCGAGCTTCGGCGACTCTCCGAGGAGGACGTTCAAGATCTGCGGGACGCCTACGCCGCCGCCTACGAGATCAGCGAGATCGCCGTGGGTGATTCCCGTGGCTACACGGCGGTGGCGCGCGGCCATGGCTACGATCAAGACCTGTGTCACTCCGACGACCGTGTCTTCCTCACCTGGCACCGCGCGTACGTCTACGTGATGGAGCGCACGCTCAATTCCGCGCTGAAATGGAAGCGACGGGACGAGTCCCTCGAGCTGACGCTGCCCTTCTGGGACTGGACCAGCTTCGATGCTGGCAGGGACGCGCCGAATGGGCTGCCCAAGGTGGTGAACGACGCGACGTATGCGGATGCCCAAGGGGTGCAGGTCTCTAACCCGCTGTTCAGCGCGAAGAGTCTATATCGGGTGGCGAGCCAGAACCTGCAGGGGCAGGAGCAGTTCACCCAGCGCTTCGCGGATCGCTTTCGTGACTCCGTCGATCAGCTGAAGGACGACGTCGAGCGTTACCTCTCGAATCCCGACTATGCGCGCTTCTCCTCGGACCTGAACTTCGGTGCTCACGGCGCGATTCACGTGCGCGTGGGCGGTGCAGGCCCGACGTCACCGCTGCCCGGGCGCTCAGGCGATATGGCCTCGGTCGTTTCCGCGGCGTACGACCCGATCTTTTGGTTGCACCACTCGATGATCGACAAGATCTGGTTCGACTGGCAGCAGACCCACGGCAACTCGACGGTGCCTCAGCACGTGCTCGACACGGTGGTGTACAACGGCTTCGTCGGTCGTCAGCTGCTCGATGCCGAGCGCGAGCTGCGTTACATCTACTCGGACGAGGACGTCGAGGCGGCAGAAGAGGTGGGCGCGACGATGCCCGTCCCGGCTGCGCCGCCGGTTGCGGTAGCCGTGCCTGATGTCGTTGCGACCCCCGACGTGGTTGCTCCGCCAGATCCCGGAGGAAATGCTGCTCCTCCTCCAGCAGGCGCAGCACCGCCGCCGCCTCCCGTGGACCTGTATCCC
The sequence above is drawn from the Polyangiaceae bacterium genome and encodes:
- a CDS encoding tyrosinase family protein, which translates into the protein MSVAKLNGRRKEAGLPLIRFELRRLSEEDVQDLRDAYAAAYEISEIAVGDSRGYTAVARGHGYDQDLCHSDDRVFLTWHRAYVYVMERTLNSALKWKRRDESLELTLPFWDWTSFDAGRDAPNGLPKVVNDATYADAQGVQVSNPLFSAKSLYRVASQNLQGQEQFTQRFADRFRDSVDQLKDDVERYLSNPDYARFSSDLNFGAHGAIHVRVGGAGPTSPLPGRSGDMASVVSAAYDPIFWLHHSMIDKIWFDWQQTHGNSTVPQHVLDTVVYNGFVGRQLLDAERELRYIYSDEDVEAAEEVGATMPVPAAPPVAVAVPDVVATPDVVAPPDPGGNAAPPPAGAAPPPPPVDLYPILDIGSLKGGFRRAQLDFHQLHPPKRSFEILAFINNPDATEQTPCTDPSYAGRLMLFGHGDCHGARGHCNPRMAERGDYDLRPDHPLRFSKTKFQIDITRGLRRELANAASLPLPVKVTLITVDAEGNAVPQDSVRYKGVSLSTR